In Vicinamibacteria bacterium, a genomic segment contains:
- a CDS encoding CBS domain-containing protein — MEQLTAKDVMTSNVVTIRDDAPLSELVSLLSEHMITGAPVVDSSGKLVGVVSATDVAREGARRRSGIRREVPPDFYVGSAEFQGEDMRAYLVEEESDQLVRDIMTSVIFSVPQNASVAEMADTMIGGRVHRLIVTEGSRVVGIVTTLDILRGLRDSLRGI, encoded by the coding sequence GTGGAGCAATTGACGGCAAAGGATGTCATGACCAGCAACGTGGTAACCATTCGTGATGATGCCCCCTTGTCGGAGCTGGTTTCGCTTCTGTCCGAGCACATGATCACCGGGGCGCCCGTGGTCGACTCGTCCGGTAAGCTGGTGGGAGTCGTCTCGGCAACCGATGTCGCCCGGGAGGGTGCGAGGCGCCGGAGCGGAATCCGGCGAGAGGTCCCCCCAGATTTCTACGTGGGCAGCGCGGAGTTCCAGGGCGAGGACATGCGCGCGTACCTGGTAGAGGAAGAGAGCGATCAACTCGTGCGTGACATCATGACTTCGGTGATCTTTTCGGTGCCCCAGAATGCCTCGGTCGCGGAGATGGCGGACACGATGATCGGAGGCCGAGTCCATCGCCTGATCGTCACCGAAGGGAGTCGGGTCGTGGGAATCGTGACGACCTTGGACATTCTCCGAGGCCTTCGCGACTCCCTCCGAGGAATCTGA